A window of the Lactuca sativa cultivar Salinas chromosome 5, Lsat_Salinas_v11, whole genome shotgun sequence genome harbors these coding sequences:
- the LOC111908809 gene encoding homeobox-leucine zipper protein HAT14 produces the protein MELALSLGDTPKPFSLLDHHSRSQQQKMKDLGFCMGLGGSKNLEVELNFKNMMREKDDDDAHRKSEEKRSSSSSSDPSPPPPPLQLDLLPFSPVLRSAPPPTPSHRSFPWLSKNLITEMGSQNKAVQVLDVKPLAVVSDQENMEETAGGESSPNNSNSGTSSFQMDFSSIFKSSNCGRSFHSRKRDLDLATVNLELIEATESDQRASSRGGGMSDEDENGLTRKKLRLTKEQSAFLEDSFKEHSTLNPKQKQALAKQLNLRPRQVEVWFQNRRARTKLKQTEVDCEYLKRCCETLTEENRRLQKELQELRALKTSQPFYMQMPATTLTMCPSCERVATTTTTTTTTNTATPRPQQPPTGSHRH, from the exons atggAACTAGCTTTGAGCTTGGGAGATACTCCAAAACCCTTTTCATTGTTGGATCATCACAGCAGATCTCAGCAGCAGAAGATGAaggatttagggttttgcatgggGTTGGGAGGTAGTAAAAATCTTGAAGTAGAGCTTAACTTCAAGAACATGATGAGAGAGAAAGATGATGATGACGCACATCGGAAATCCGAGGAGAAAAGAAGTTCCTCTTCTTCATCGGATCcatcaccgccaccaccaccactgcaacTTGATCTCCTTCCTTTTTCTCCTGTTCTCCGATCTGCACCACCACCAACGCCTTCTCACCGGTCCTTCCCGTGGCTCTCAAAAAACT TGATAACAGAAATGGGTTCGCAGAATAAAGCGGTGCAAGTTCTTGATGTTAAGCCGTTGGCGGTTGTGTCTGATCAGGAAAACATGGAAGAAACCGCCGGCGGAGAGTCATCTCCGAACAACAGTAACAGTGGTACGTCATCTTTTCAGATGGATTTCTCTTCCATCTTCAAAAGCAGTAACTGTGGAAGATCATTCCATTCGAGGAAAAGAGATTTGGATCTAGCAACAGTTAATTTGGAGTTGATAGAGGCTACCGAAAGTGATCAAAGAGCTTCTTCAAGGGGAGGTGGTATGAGTGATGAAGATGAAAACGGGTTGACCCGAAAAAAGCTCCGACTCACTAAAGAACAATCTGCTTTTCTTGAAGATAGCTTCAAAGAACACAGTACCCTCAACCCt AAACAAAAGCAAGCTTTAGCAAAGCAGTTAAATCTTCGTCCACGACAAGTCGAAGTTTGGTTTCAAAACAGAAGGGCAAG GACAAAACTGAAGCAAACGGAGGtcgattgtgagtatttaaagagATGTTGTGAAACCCTAACTGAAGAAAACCGAAGATTGCAAAAGGAGCTTCAAGAACTACGTGCGTTAAAGACTTCTCAACCATTCTACATGCAAATGCCAGCCACCACTCTCACCATGTGCCCTTCTTGTGAACGAGTGGctaccaccacaaccaccaccaccaccaccaacaccgCCACTCCCCGCCCACAACAACCACCCACTGGCAGCCACCGACACTAG